The DNA window TCGCAAGCAGTGTCACCACCGGCACGATCAGCGGCAAGGCGATACGCCAGTGCAACAAGGCCCGCTCTTCAGGATCGTCTGAAGCCATGAGCTCAAACGTGCTGACCGCTTCTTTGATACGTTTCTCGCGGGCGGCCTGGTTTTGGGAAATTTTCAGCCCGTAGGACTCAAACTCGACCACGCGGTAGTCGCGCTGACCCGGCTGACCTTCAACGCGCGTACCCTCATGCAGAACCAGGAACCTGCTCCCGGTGACATCGTCGATGATCTGCGTCCCACGTTCAGCCGAAATCAGGACCACACCGTCGCCCTCGGGCTGGGCAATAAAGACCCCCCGTAGCTCGCGCTTGTCATCGCTCAGACCTTCGGTGTAGGTCACCCGCCCGCCAGAGCTCAGACTCTGAAAGCGCCCCGGCGCCAGCATTTCGAACTCGGTCATCTTGTACTGGTCATTGAATATCCGCTGTACCTGCTGCATCCCCCACGGCGACAGATAGAGGCTCATGAAGCCTACTATGACCATGACGACGAGACTGGCACCCAGAGTCTGCCACATGATCTGGCGCTCACTGACACCGCAGGCGAACAGTACGGTCATCTCGCTTTCCAGATACATACGCCCATATGCCAGCAAAATGCCGATAAACAGGCCCAGCGGCAGTATCAGTTCGAGAAACCCGGGGAAG is part of the Hydrocarboniclastica marina genome and encodes:
- the lptF gene encoding LPS export ABC transporter permease LptF — its product is MFIIFRYLTRQVLISMTAVSGILLLVFMSGRFIKYLAEAAQGELAADVLFAIMGYRFPGFLELILPLGLFIGILLAYGRMYLESEMTVLFACGVSERQIMWQTLGASLVVMVIVGFMSLYLSPWGMQQVQRIFNDQYKMTEFEMLAPGRFQSLSSGGRVTYTEGLSDDKRELRGVFIAQPEGDGVVLISAERGTQIIDDVTGSRFLVLHEGTRVEGQPGQRDYRVVEFESYGLKISQNQAAREKRIKEAVSTFELMASDDPEERALLHWRIALPLIVPVVTLLAIRLSRVNPRQGRFFHLLPAMLIYIAYLGLLIVARDALANEQMPEWLGLWWVHVLFLGVLLALHKLPELKRRRRLRHA